The Ciona intestinalis unplaced genomic scaffold, KH HT001200.1, whole genome shotgun sequence sequence ctttttccacCAATTTTCTGTCCTTGTCACCTTCATCTTccattgattttaatattttgcccCACCCATCTTCTTCAAGTGCtgaaattacaaacaaaattgttaataaagAAAGCTCAGTATAAGGAAATTGTCTGTCCCTgcataataaatatttctgaTCTGATTATATACTGCTTATTATCTATTTAGCAGGACTGTCCTACCTCTTTTCTTATGTCTCCTCTGAGATCTTCCAGATTCTCCTGAAAGTAATCTTTGTTTAGTGGGCCTTTTTACACCAATGATATTTAAAGAATGGTTACTGAACCTGATATAAGTAAATCTTCCTGTGCTTCGGTTTCAATACTGCTATCATGTGTACCTGCCTGGGAAGCTGAACCAGGCTCCTGCTGTACTTCTGCCTCATTAGACGGACCAGCCTCTTGTTGTTCTTCTGCTGGATAgattatgttttgtatgttttgaaATGAAACTTTTGGCTCATACATTAACATACCTCCTACAGCTTCTAATATTATGTAGTTGTGATCCATACTTAGTTCCTCTGGTAGGAAGATATCCGTTGTTGTATTTTCACCACTTGGATTTATGGCAACATCAACAAATCCAGTCCCTGTAACATTTAGGATTTTAAGACTGtgatgttttactttttgtgaATATACACAACTACCTGAAGTCGAAGGAATGTCCTCAACTTCATTTAATTGAATTGAGTCAATGCCTCCACTTGTAGTTGTctaaaacataataacatattaaaCTCCTTATAGCAATGCCaagcaaacaaaatacaacaacatttCTTTACATAATAACTTAAAGTTAGACTTACTACTTGTCTTGGTCGAGTCGACAACAAATTATGcatttgttcaaaatacgtCCAGGACAAAGCACCGGATGACCCTTCACCTGATTTCGATAACTTCCTGCTGTATTCATTGTATGTTTCCCTGAGTTTCTTCCATTTGTTTTTCAATTGTAATCTTAaccaattaaatattaatgtaatatttgtGTAGTTTTGCGTTATagttaattatatatttctaacatatttctttaaataataaacacacatTACATTATCTAGTTATGGCACTGAAGCAAAACCTTACTTTGTAAATGTGTAACCATTCAATTCCATTTACTTGTGCACGTTATCAAACAAAACCGTTTTTCTCATCTTTTTAGAATCCATTTTGCTTATCAAACCACACTGATCAACAATTGAAATCAAACATTTTGTGCTGTCCACTGTCCATTTTGCTCGATTTGTTAGACTCATTCttttagtaaatatttatttgtcaaTAATCTTAATCCCTATATTTATacccaaaaatatatatatatatatataaattatgattttaaaaacctaCATGCTGCTTCTGCTTAAAATCAGTACAAAACGTTTGTGTCAACTACCTTTTtatctaataaaaaataattattttaaactgaaacttcgtttttggttgaaaaccatatatattaaactagtttataaCTAAACATTGTCTAAAACCTCACTGCAAATAGTAAAACAAGCATCTGCAACCTCCAGGCTAAATATGAACTGACGCGCGCGCTGTGAAATGCCTCTTTTTTTCGAGACTTTTCTCATCTGGACCACCTCTCGACTTGGTCCGAATTTGCCGTCTTTTTTGAAAGTGACTCAGCAAATATTTGCCACTttttccgaaaaaaaaaaGCGGTATGCCTTCTTTTTTTTGGCCATGTGAACGGGCTATATATGTGATGGTAGTGCATGTCAACATTAAAAGCAAGAAATCAAGCAGTTAATCAAAccttgaaaaataaatgataatgCAACAAAGAATAAATCAAGTATcagaaaagaaaatatatatctaaaagAAGGTGAAAACAGCTGATataataacttaaatttttatatttacaaaaattcagaataattttcattttaaattaagaaccTTGACTGGTCTTCTTCTTGGTCAGATACATCCAGGTCATATTTTGATGTGTCAACGTTTCCCTGTTTAATAGTTAACTCATCAATTTAATAAAGCTGGAAGCTACAACAACATAATTAAAAGTACACATTTTGGGCaaactataaatttaaactggcCACTTTTTATCTTTAATAATTCTTATCAACCCAAACAGCcacatttatttttgataCCCAAAATTGtctattttattgaaactttaAAGACAAGTCAAGAACCATGACATGACTTCTGTCCCAGTAACTGTTTGGGACTTAATTGAACATACTAACTTGCACATCACATGgccaaaaaaatatgtgaaatTTGTGGAAATCCCccctattttataattttaacatcacaataacatttttaatagtaaatatttttaaattaaaagttgatttaaacatttttttaattatttaataaaatttaaacattttttcataccagatgagcctaTGAGAGAGACCAAAAATCAATGAccaattaaacaataaactatatttacaTCATCATCATCGTCGTCGTCTTCTTCCAGCTTGTATTTCGATAAATCTGCATCACTGTCATCACTTTCATCCTCTTCACTATCTTCCCTGTTTTCAATTTTACGATCAGTTAATTGATTTTCAATTGACTTCTTTCCAcgatttttctttaatcttcCATATATGTCATAT is a genomic window containing:
- the LOC108950952 gene encoding uncharacterized protein LOC108950952 isoform X1, whose amino-acid sequence is MELNGYTFTKLQLKNKWKKLRETYNEYSRKLSKSGEGSSGALSWTYFEQMHNLLSTRPRQVTTTSGGIDSIQLNEVEDIPSTSGSCVYSQKVKHHSLKILNVTGTGFVDVAINPSGENTTTDIFLPEELSMDHNYIILEAVGGMLMYEPKVSFQNIQNIIYPAEEQQEAGPSNEAEVQQEPGSASQAGTHDSSIETEAQEDLLISGESGRSQRRHKKRALEEDGWGKILKSMEDEGDKDRKLVEKENDKIIKPMEDQNNKLIEALLQRKNDSE
- the LOC108950952 gene encoding uncharacterized protein LOC108950952 isoform X3 is translated as MELNGYTFTKLQLKNKWKKLRETYNEYSRKLSKSGEGSSGALSWTYFEQMHNLLSTRPRQVTTTSGGIDSIQLNEVEDIPSTSGSCVYSQKVKHHSLKILNVTGTGFVDVAINPSGENTTTDIFLPEELSMDHNYIILEAVGAEEQQEAGPSNEAEVQQEPGSASQAGTHDSSIETEAQEDLLISGESGRSQRRHKKRALEEDGWGKILKSMEDEGDKDRKLVEKENDKIIKPMEDQNNKLIEALLQRKNDSE
- the LOC108950952 gene encoding uncharacterized protein LOC108950952 isoform X4, translated to MELNGYTFTKLQLKNKWKKLRETYNEYSRKLSKSGEGSSGALSWTYFEQMHNLLSTRPRQVTTTSGGIDSIQLNEVEDIPSTSGSCVYSQKVKHHSLKILNVTGTGFVDVAINPSGENTTTDIFLPEELSMDHNYIILEAVGEEQQEAGPSNEAEVQQEPGSASQAGTHDSSIETEAQEDLLISGESGRSQRRHKKRALEEDGWGKILKSMEDEGDKDRKLVEKENDKIIKPMEDQNNKLIEALLQRKNDSE
- the LOC108950952 gene encoding uncharacterized protein LOC108950952 isoform X2; its protein translation is MELNGYTFTKLQLKNKWKKLRETYNEYSRKLSKSGEGSSGALSWTYFEQMHNLLSTRPRQVTTTSGGIDSIQLNEVEDIPSTSGTGFVDVAINPSGENTTTDIFLPEELSMDHNYIILEAVGGMLMYEPKVSFQNIQNIIYPAEEQQEAGPSNEAEVQQEPGSASQAGTHDSSIETEAQEDLLISGESGRSQRRHKKRALEEDGWGKILKSMEDEGDKDRKLVEKENDKIIKPMEDQNNKLIEALLQRKNDSE